From a single Labrus bergylta chromosome 14, fLabBer1.1, whole genome shotgun sequence genomic region:
- the LOC109987277 gene encoding uncharacterized protein — translation MARYKYRVKRSRDSGFPNKRDTPVKPALTKRYDCRKFLAIRHHEAIREEPELEVTNVPTVRPTNPALTSKAVCCNSVSGHPSNLKVPDHVALKYIATPVQENLAVTPDSITSSGLESSSTFSSGDDEEDYYSSAASSSSSSLPSPEIFRKESYVKELIFPVTEDLLGLRPYIKNSTLLDVSHAESIHMHQPPNLSNIIDVSLILAEKNSEINQPGGAEAKTKLHTDPFKSAQASKSKTPPKLTNRRPILYKKKVWFKSPIISETLEEKHILANKLTPHYTTEPVGTAFLTEKNKPDADTSSTGKSSFKEETEGLMVSLKRPPESSSKTAEFFDFGNDSEKDAFFQSMKERTIRLVSVPLFPLQAKPKKSYAK, via the exons ATGGCTCGATACAAGTACCGAGTAAAACGCAGTCGTGACAGTGGATTCCCCAACAAACGAGATACACCTGTGAAACCAGCATTGACAAAGAGATACG ATTGCAGGAAATTTCTGGCCATCAGGCATCATGAAGCAATTAGAGAGGAACCTGAGTTGGAAGTGACAAATGTTCCCACTGTCAGGCCAACTAACCCAGCCTTG ACTAGCAAGGCTGTGTGCTGCAATTCAGTGTCAGGTCACCCATCAAATTTGAAGGTACCTGATCATGTGGCTTTAAAGTATATTGCAACACCAGTTCAAGAAAACTTGGCAGTGACTCCTGACAGCATCACATCCTCTGGCCTGGAGTCATCCTCAACGTTCAGCTCTGGTGATGATGAGGAAGACTATtactcctctgctgcttcttcttcttccagcaGCCTTCCCTCCCCAGAGATCTTCAGGAAAGAGAGCTACg TGAAGGAATTGATTTTTCCTGTTACCGAGGATCTTCTGGGTCTACGCCCTTACATAAAAAACTCCACCTTACTGGATGTGAGCCATGCTGAAAGCATTCACATGCACCAGCCCCCCAACCTGTCCAACATCATCG ATGTCTCTTTGATTCTTGCTGAAAAGAACAGTGAGATCAA CCAACCTGGTGGAGCTGAGGCTAAAACCAAATTACATACAGACCCATTTAAATCAG CTCAAGCCTCCAAAAGTAAGACCCCACCAAAA CTAACAAACAGAAGGCCCATTTTGTACAAGAAGAAGGTGTGGTTCAAAAGTCCAATCATCTCTGAGACCTTGGAAGAGAAACACATACTTGCTAACAAATTAACCCCTCACTACACCACTGAACCAGTTGGAACAGCATTCCTGACTGAAAAGAATAAGCCTGATGCAGACACATCGAGTACAGGTAAGAGTAGTTtcaaagaggagacagagggtCTGATGGTGTCACTGAAAAGGCCTCCAGAAAGTAGCTCTAAGACAGCCGAGTTCTTTGACTTTGGCAATGACAGTGAGAAGGATGCATTCTTTCAAAGTATGAAAGAGAGGACTATCAGACTCGTGAGTGTACCTTTATTTCCTCTTCAAGCTAAGCCCAAAAAATCTTATGCCAAATAA